The region TACATAAAGCCTAAACATAAGCTAAATTGAGGCCTCTGGGTCTGGATTAGTAACATATGAATAGCTGCAAActtgttgatttaaaaaaaatatttggagacACCTTatattttgaaagggaaaagaaggtgaCAAACTTCAGCCAAAAACTCCACCAGCAAGCAAAAAGACTTGCTTCAATACATTCTTAGATACTCTTTGTCTGGCTATACAATGATCAATACTCACAAAAGACAGCTGACTCCATGTTGATCTCAGGGGCTTATAGTGAAAAACAACCTTTTCATCCGATTTCTGCTCTTGGGGCTCAGACTCGTCATCAGAATCTATGTCCAGAGCTTTTTCTTTATAGTTCTGATATAATACAGCATTTTCTATAAAACAACAACAGTATGTCATTAATTGCTAGCAAGTTAGCTTACctgctttcataaaaataagtaacatttaaacaatgaaagaaaccaaaatgtCAATGTGCCGTTCACAAACTCCACAAGACAAAGATAGTATCTTATTTAGGATGGACAATGGTGCAGTACAGTAACAATGGATCACTGTACCACTACCAAAAAATCCACACTGACTGAATTAAAGAACAGATGTGTCCTTTgtcaagaaaaaacagaaaactatttttccttccttggttTGCTGTACAATGTTTCATAATTAGCCAGCAATTTAAAAACGGAACAAGCATATCAGTAGAACAGAGTCACTGATCATGAGGTCTAGCTATTTTAATCTACAAGATCATTATAAATCCCACTATCCATGCCAATTTTTATTCTGTCAGCTTTAAATATCGTTTTCACACTTCACTAAGAGAAGGAAATGATCCAAATGTCAGAAATTTGAGGTCAGAACTATTCCAAATAGAAACTTCAAAGCTTGCTTAAATAAGCACGAGGCCTATGAACCTTAAGACAAAATACACTCATTATATATTTCGGTACTGCTAGTATTAATTCAGTAATATCAGTGGCAAAGAAACACAGGTGTGGAGCAGAGCCTTTCCATTTCCCAACCTCCTGGACCACACACCCTTtccaaaagcagagagaaaaggacagagaaattCAAGACCAGAATAACCTACAGATGATTAAGCTGTTAAGAAAGCAAGCTCTGAAAGGTGGAGACAAGGCAGGCTTTGGACAATATCCAATCTTCCCCTACaagagaaatgggaaagaagtgaaaGGTCTGGCTGCTCCACGCACAGCTGCAACTCCTGAGGTCTTACACTGGGCCGGGTGGATCCGTTCCACCTGTTCAGACCATACAGCCCTGGCTGAGTATTTTAcaaggttttgtgtttgttctcTGGAATGCATCTATATAGTTTATACACTTTTAAGACAGGAAATTGTGTACAGCAACTGAATTGTGAGAGGCATTACAGAGACAGTTATTAGTTGGGATCAGTCCAAGACAAAAGGGAGCCATTGGAAGAGAATCTAGAAAAAGTCATCAGAAGATCATGtgagaaaagatgaaaatacaaataagaTAGGGGATGATGCAAATAGCAAAgtgaaaagtttttaaaatagaaacacaaacaaaaggtAACACATCAGCTGAGACAACTTTAAGGAGGCATTAAGCAGAAAAAAGCCAAGATGGTAGCAGTTGTTATAATAAAACTTCCATAGACTCATAGCCAGGAAAGAATTTTTGTCTTGTTGAAATAGTGCAAAAAGCACTAAACTTGGCAAAGCCCAGAATTAATGAGTAACATAAAAAAGCAGATACATGGAAAGCGTTTGGACAGTGTTTTTCTGACACTTAAGCTTGAAGCCTAGGtagcaagcaaagaaaaggatTACAAAGTCAAAGAATTCACCCCAGCACCCTTGCCTtatgaggaaaagagaaatagcTGCATAAACCATAAACTCAGAGAATAACAATCCAGGCGTCTGCTGCAAGTGATGATCCCAAACCCATACGCTGATCCACAAAAGCTACCTGTTGCACTTGGGAAGAGTCACTGGGAATAGGCAGGAAGGCAGTCCTAACTGGAGGAACAAGCCTCAACTATGTAATTCCACAGAACTGTTACACCTGAGATAGACACGTCAACCAGTCCATCTTTTAGGAGGGACAGGAGTTTAAGCTGAAAAGAAGCCCTTCAAACAAAAACCCATTTTTAGCCTGCCATTCTATATTCCTTAAAATATTCCCTGCAGTATGTCTAGTGCCAAAATCATGATTCCATATTTCAGTCAGCTTACTGAAAAACAAGGTACTTAGTCTTTGGCTACATACAGAAGAAGTGTGCAAAATGATCCTGAAGTTAATTTATCTTGTGATTGATCGTATTGTCAAATCTGTACAGAAAAGGGCTTACCTTCCCCATCAAATGTCCCTTGtcctttcagcattttcttctgataaTTTTAACAGGAAAGAGATATACACACATTAAAAGAAGAATGCAAAATAACCAACAGTAACAAGAACTATCTGTTTTATTTGATACTTAGGCACCAAGTTAACAGGCCCTAATGTATATACTTCTGATGTTGGACAATTATTCATTAAAACAATTGTTTCATCacaaaaagtgaaaagcaactctagttttccttttctcatgcATTGGTTATACATATTTGTCCcaaatgctaatttttttcctatgtttcaAAGCATAGTATACTAGCTTTACAAGAGTTCAGTGAATTTGCAACTCCTTCCACTGTCATTGGGCTTTTCTACAAGGATATAAGGTACACGACTGCGCAGCTGCCTCTTTCCACACTCACTGCAAAGAACCaccacattattttttaaactaacttTTGGAGACCAAAACAaacctttgaaataaaacagctgtTTTAATGCAACAAGTAGTATGGTCTAAGAagtctatttaaaaaaacaaaatgctacTACCAAACAGCATTTTGTGTGTAAAGACAGGACAATGTCATGTCCtcctattttaaatataacttaGTCTactaccaaaaccaaacaaagccaCCTCCCTACTCAGTAGCAATTCACAATTTGATTATTATTTTGCCACTTGAAGCATTTTCACAAAAGCTTCCATAgccataattttttatttggctgaaaattttcataaagctggtaattattttaatagctaCAGCATTGGCCCTTAGCCTggagtactttttttttttttttttttttttttttacacagttCAAAACACTCTGCAGAAATCtaccaatatattttttaaaaagtaacaaattatattaaaaaaagaaggaaatacaaGATTATGTtcaagtaaaataatattttcagtaagttTTTATAATTGAATACATTAACATTCGATATAAGTCTACTATTCCTAAGTGATTACAACCAAGAATCAAAAACAGGCACTCTGCTTCTACTTGCAAGCATTAAGTTACAAAAAGATACCTGAAGTGGTCTCtatcaatgtaaaaaaaaaaaaaaaagtcccactccaactttaaaaatactgtaaaagtaATGTCTCAGAGGAGTAAGGGAAgttcatttttctgtctgtctacTCCAGCAGGCAGACTTTATTAAGtcaatgtctctttttttcctgtttactaCTTTTTGGGaaacaggttttaaaacatCAGTTTGATTGCGAAAGAAAACCTCGATGTGCCGGGGAATCCAGCAGGAAATGCAAGCATGAGGCGCCATCAACACATTTTTGAGCTGCCCAGATTTCAACAGAATCATGTCCCTGAAGCCTCCGCCACTTTGAAAACAACACTCGCAAGTGATCTGTGAGACTCATCAGTAACTACGAAAAGTTTCGTGATAGCAAAAAGCAAACTGAGAAAAACCCAGCATTTACGGGAAACACAGAGATTGCAAATCACGCTCCTGTGTAGTCTAGACCATTCAAATGAACGTGCCCCTGATCAGCACAGCTTACCTTTATCCTCCCCAGGCTTGAAAATTTCTCTTTATCTTCAACAACTGCTTTAAGTATGGGCTGGgacattctgttttttttcttagaagagCTGTCAAAGTCCACGCCGCTCACCACCGCTCTGCGGTAGGATGTCGACCTCAGGCCACGTCTCAGGGTCCCTGGGCTGTCCAGGTCGCCCTCTTCCTCACCATCGGCTACCAAAGGCACGCTCAGGCTCTCGACCATGCTCCGGACCTTCAGCACCCTCTTGCTCGTCTCCGCCTTCTGGCTGCTGGCTTTGCTGGTCACCTTTATTTCGGAAGCCAGACTCTTGGGAATGATCTGCTGCGTGCCCACTTTGAGAGCGGCGGGGCTGTTGGTGCTCAGGACCACGGGCTGCTGCTCCACGGGCTGGCCCTGAGGGGACGCCGGCCTCTGGGGAGTCACGCCTTGCTCTGGGGACGTCGCCCGGGAAATCGCGGGCGGCCCCAGCGGCACTTTCTGTGGTATTTTGGAAACCCGGTTGCATTGCAAGGGCAACGCTGCCGCGGTGTTGTTACCGGGGGAAGGTGCGTTTCCAGTAGGTGAAAGCTGAGGGCTGGCTGTAAAAACAATCTGCTCTTGCTGCGGTTTAAGTGCTGACTGACTGGAAATCCTCAGGGGATGACCCAGCTGGCTTCCTGGTGAGGTAATGGTGCCGTTGGCAGTAAAACCCACAGAACTGTTCGAAACCAGAGCGAGCACCTGGGGGGGCCGCTCAGGAGACAGCTCGGGGGAGACCGCCGTGCAGGCTGGAGGCGGTACCTTCCCGTTAGACACCGATCCCATGCTGGAATTGAAAAACGAGGGGCCGCGGGGCACCCCGCTGCCCGGACAGGTGCTGACGGTGCTGGCGGGCTGAGTCACGGTGAAGGTGCACCTGTCCTCCACGGGAAAGTCGGTGAAAAGCACCCCGTTGGGGCTCTGGTACGACTGGGGCCGGGGTTTGCTCCAGGCGTGGGGCTGCGGCCGGGGGGTCGAACTCGCCTTCCACCGCGGCGCCGCCTTGTCGTCGGAGAGATCCGCCTCGCCCTCCCCATCCATCGCCCGCTCCTCGGGGCCGCCGCCACCTCGGGGCGGCGGCAGCCGCAGCACCTCCCGCCcggcgccgctccccgccgcctgCTCCCTGCAGTTCGGCAAAGGGGGAAGCGGACGGCACCGCTTGTCAGGCCgcgggggtggggagaggcaggaacACCCACGGCTCGCACCCACCCCGCGCTTCCcgccggcgggcgggggccgccGCTGGGCGCTGCTCCCACCTGCCCGGAGCCGGCCCTgagccgcccggccccggcggcagggaggggaggcCCCGTTCCCGGCCGcgctccgcccgccgccccggtCCCACCCGCAGCGCCCAGGGCCTCACCTCATCCCAGCGTCCCCCGAGGACGGGGGacggccgcctccccgccccaCCTGCGGCTTAGGCTGAGGCGCAGGGCGTCGCAGAGCgctgccaccagcccctgcGGCCGCAGCCACCGCGGTTCTGCGCCGGGCtgccccgccgcggcccggccccgccgccgggcccctcccctgccctccgcccccgccccgccgccctcaGAGCGCGGGCCGGCGCCTGGCCGGGCAGGTAGCGGGCGGCGGGAgaggccggcgggggggcgggcgCTGGCCTGGCAGGGACGGGCCGGCTGCTGGTCCACCTGCTCGCCTGTCTTCAGAGGAACGTAGCCCAGGCAAAGCGCCGCGGCCGGCG is a window of Phalacrocorax aristotelis chromosome 7, bGulAri2.1, whole genome shotgun sequence DNA encoding:
- the ARHGEF26 gene encoding rho guanine nucleotide exchange factor 26 isoform X2, with protein sequence MREQAAGSGAGREVLRLPPPRGGGGPEERAMDGEGEADLSDDKAAPRWKASSTPRPQPHAWSKPRPQSYQSPNGVLFTDFPVEDRCTFTVTQPASTVSTCPGSGVPRGPSFFNSSMGSVSNGKVPPPACTAVSPELSPERPPQVLALVSNSSVGFTANGTITSPGSQLGHPLRISSQSALKPQQEQIVFTASPQLSPTGNAPSPGNNTAAALPLQCNRVSKIPQKVPLGPPAISRATSPEQGVTPQRPASPQGQPVEQQPVVLSTNSPAALKVGTQQIIPKSLASEIKVTSKASSQKAETSKRVLKVRSMVESLSVPLVADGEEEGDLDSPGTLRRGLRSTSYRRAVVSGVDFDSSSKKKNRMSQPILKAVVEDKEKFSSLGRIKKKMLKGQGTFDGEENAVLYQNYKEKALDIDSDDESEPQEQKSDEKVVFHYKPLRSTWSQLSFVKKNGLSAAISQEERKRQEAIFEVISSEHSYLLSLEILIRMFKNSRELSLTMTKTESHHLFSNITDVYEASKKFFKELEARHQNNIFIDDISDIVEKHTSSTFDPYVKYCTNEVYQQRTLQKLLATNPAFKEVLSRIESHEDCRNLPMISFLILPMQRVTRLPLLMDTICQKTPKDSPRYENCKQALKEVSKLVRLCNEGARTMERTEMMYTINSQLEFKIKPFPLVSSSRWLVKRGELTAYVEDTGLFSKRTSKQQVYFFLFNDVLIITKKKRIPPVSLNRSVACQLLRHLDSGMQLDFLHWKSPKGSLLLGNATCL